One region of Thiomonas intermedia genomic DNA includes:
- a CDS encoding sulfite exporter TauE/SafE family protein — protein MWLSLAIFVLAGASAGFLGGLLGIGGGLLLVAALSFALPALGIPADEVIHVAVATSMASIVLTFISSATAHIKRGGVLWPSWRWLAPGMVIGGFLGAHLAQMLSGQSLRYVIAGFCAVMAVQMTLGKGKKAVGGQEHIPRSPWLLPTGAGIGAVSSVVGIGGGSMTVPLLVALGVQPVKAVATSTVCGLAIAISSALSYMLSVHAPTHPLPAGALGYVFLPAAAATAVASMALAPYGVRVAHRISGPSLKRVFAIFLVVVGVLIALGG, from the coding sequence ATGTGGCTTTCCTTGGCGATTTTTGTGTTGGCCGGTGCCTCGGCCGGTTTTCTGGGGGGGCTTCTCGGCATCGGCGGCGGCTTGCTTCTGGTTGCTGCTCTCAGTTTTGCCTTGCCTGCTCTGGGCATTCCCGCGGATGAGGTCATCCATGTTGCCGTGGCGACGTCGATGGCCAGCATCGTGCTGACCTTCATTTCTTCAGCCACTGCGCACATCAAGCGCGGCGGCGTACTGTGGCCGAGTTGGCGCTGGCTGGCGCCCGGCATGGTGATCGGCGGTTTTTTGGGTGCCCACCTGGCGCAGATGCTCAGCGGCCAGTCCTTGCGCTACGTCATTGCCGGATTCTGCGCCGTCATGGCAGTACAGATGACCCTCGGAAAGGGCAAGAAGGCGGTGGGGGGGCAGGAACACATACCCCGTTCGCCCTGGTTGCTGCCGACGGGCGCGGGCATTGGCGCGGTGTCCTCGGTCGTGGGTATCGGGGGCGGGTCGATGACGGTGCCCTTGCTTGTCGCCCTTGGCGTGCAGCCGGTCAAGGCGGTGGCCACAAGTACGGTTTGCGGTTTGGCGATCGCGATCTCCAGCGCGCTGAGCTACATGCTCTCCGTTCATGCACCCACCCATCCTTTGCCGGCGGGGGCGCTGGGCTATGTGTTTCTGCCCGCTGCGGCGGCCACGGCGGTGGCCTCCATGGCGCTGGCGCCCTACGGCGTGCGCGTCGCTCACCGTATCTCAGGCCCTTCGCTCAAGCGTGTGTTCGCGATCTTCCTGGTTGTCGTCGGCGTGCTGATCGCCCTGGGCGGTTGA
- a CDS encoding XrtA/PEP-CTERM system exopolysaccharide export protein: MLNRYSRFSLWRLVAASIAALLLGACAANNYPAAPDKIAQGAYHYKVGAGDTLNVNVWRNPDLSMSIQVRPDGKISTPLAPDVEAAGKTPGEIAKEIETQLSKYVRDPVVSVVVTGFQGPYSQQIRIVGQAVRPIAIPYRENMSLLDVMIAAGGLTEFADGNAAVLERHGKTYSIKLGDLLKRGQMSANVPVEPGDVIIIPQSMF, from the coding sequence ATGTTGAACCGCTATTCCCGTTTCAGTCTTTGGCGCCTGGTCGCCGCTTCCATCGCGGCCCTTCTGCTCGGCGCCTGCGCAGCCAACAATTACCCGGCCGCACCGGACAAGATCGCCCAGGGCGCCTACCACTACAAGGTTGGCGCGGGCGATACGCTCAACGTGAACGTCTGGCGCAATCCAGACCTGTCCATGTCGATCCAGGTCCGTCCGGACGGCAAAATCTCCACGCCTCTCGCGCCTGATGTCGAGGCCGCCGGGAAGACTCCTGGCGAAATCGCCAAGGAGATCGAGACCCAACTCTCCAAGTATGTCCGCGATCCCGTGGTGTCCGTGGTCGTGACCGGCTTCCAGGGCCCCTACAGCCAGCAGATCCGCATCGTCGGTCAGGCGGTTCGGCCGATCGCCATTCCCTACCGTGAAAACATGTCCTTGCTCGACGTGATGATCGCCGCGGGCGGCCTCACCGAGTTCGCCGACGGTAACGCCGCAGTGCTTGAACGGCATGGCAAGACCTACAGCATCAAGCTGGGCGATCTGCTCAAACGCGGCCAAATGTCGGCAAACGTCCCGGTCGAACCGGGTGATGTCATCATCATCCCGCAGAGCATGTTCTGA
- a CDS encoding DUF6969 family protein, producing MIQSPSLLSGHAPKSRRHVVELLGALSEQERSDLYAAGQRALAATQSLLQKGRTVISEIIGTTPYVEWEHYPRRDAKSRSGALFYYHAHAASQRMKDEHGHFHVFASNDNSACPHDQRYTHIAGLSVDERGMPLRVFTTNQWVTAECWESADRICALARQTELKDARPHKVGVWLDAVFAFFRPQIDLVIHMRDARIKALEARGRTQLFEDRRTHILSQCRIDFSTQILALEELGAQAP from the coding sequence ATGATCCAGTCCCCTTCCCTGTTGTCCGGTCATGCCCCCAAGAGTCGGCGCCATGTCGTCGAACTCCTGGGCGCATTGTCCGAACAAGAGCGAAGCGATCTGTACGCTGCGGGCCAGCGCGCCCTGGCGGCGACCCAATCTCTGCTGCAAAAAGGCAGGACCGTGATCTCCGAGATCATCGGCACCACACCCTATGTGGAGTGGGAACACTACCCCAGGCGGGACGCCAAGAGTCGTAGCGGAGCCTTGTTCTATTACCACGCGCATGCCGCGTCACAACGCATGAAGGACGAGCATGGTCACTTTCATGTGTTCGCTTCCAACGACAACTCGGCATGTCCGCATGACCAGCGCTACACCCATATTGCAGGCCTTTCCGTTGACGAACGCGGCATGCCTTTGCGCGTATTCACGACCAACCAGTGGGTGACAGCAGAATGCTGGGAAAGCGCGGACCGCATTTGCGCACTGGCGCGGCAGACCGAATTGAAGGATGCAAGGCCTCACAAGGTCGGGGTTTGGCTTGATGCCGTCTTCGCTTTTTTTCGGCCGCAGATCGACCTTGTGATTCATATGCGCGACGCGCGCATCAAGGCGCTGGAAGCGCGCGGTCGGACGCAGTTGTTTGAAGACCGGCGCACCCACATCCTGAGCCAGTGCCGTATCGATTTTTCGACGCAGATTCTTGCGTTGGAGGAGTTGGGCGCGCAAGCGCCCTGA
- a CDS encoding NAD(P)/FAD-dependent oxidoreductase → MAHIVVMGAGIGGMPAAYELREALGKAHKITVINAVDYFQFVPSNPWVAVGWRSRDEVIFGIKPYLERKGIDFIAKAVTKIEPESNALTLQDGAKVNYDYLIITTGPKLSFEEVPGAGPHGGFTQSICSIDHAEKCYADYEKLVANPGPVIIGAMPGASCFGPAYEYTMVLDTALRKKKIRNKVPITYVTAEPYIGHLGLDGVGDSKGIMESAFRSHDIRWITNAKTTKVEDGKMFVDELDMHGNVVKQHELPFKHSMMLPAFKGVDPVAAVEGLCNPRGFVIVDQNQRSPKFKNIYSAGVCIAIPPTGPTPVPCGVPKTGYMIESMVTAIVHNIEEELAGKQPTHRGSWQAICLADFGNTGAAFVAIPQIPPRNVNWFGEGKWVHLAKIAFEKYFIRKMKKGNSEPIYEKYMMKLIGMERLLHPERKD, encoded by the coding sequence ATGGCACACATCGTTGTTATGGGCGCGGGCATTGGCGGTATGCCAGCCGCCTACGAGTTGCGTGAAGCACTTGGCAAGGCACACAAGATCACGGTCATCAATGCCGTGGATTACTTCCAGTTCGTGCCGTCCAATCCGTGGGTGGCCGTGGGCTGGCGCAGCCGAGACGAGGTGATCTTCGGGATCAAGCCGTATCTGGAGCGCAAAGGCATCGATTTCATCGCCAAGGCGGTGACCAAGATCGAGCCTGAGAGCAACGCGCTGACGCTGCAGGATGGCGCCAAGGTCAACTATGACTATCTCATCATCACCACAGGACCGAAGCTGTCGTTCGAGGAGGTGCCCGGAGCCGGGCCGCATGGCGGCTTCACCCAGTCGATCTGCAGTATCGATCATGCCGAAAAGTGCTACGCAGACTACGAAAAACTGGTCGCCAACCCGGGGCCGGTCATCATCGGTGCCATGCCGGGCGCGAGCTGTTTCGGACCGGCCTACGAATACACCATGGTGCTCGACACGGCGCTGCGCAAGAAGAAAATCCGCAACAAGGTGCCCATCACCTATGTGACGGCCGAGCCCTACATCGGCCACCTCGGCCTGGATGGAGTGGGTGACTCCAAAGGCATCATGGAGAGCGCGTTCCGCAGCCACGATATCCGCTGGATCACCAATGCCAAGACGACCAAGGTCGAAGACGGCAAGATGTTCGTGGACGAACTCGACATGCATGGCAATGTGGTCAAGCAGCATGAATTGCCGTTCAAGCACTCCATGATGTTGCCCGCGTTCAAGGGCGTGGATCCAGTTGCCGCAGTCGAAGGGCTTTGCAATCCGCGTGGCTTTGTCATCGTCGACCAGAATCAGCGCAGCCCCAAGTTCAAGAACATTTACTCGGCGGGTGTGTGCATCGCGATTCCGCCGACCGGCCCCACCCCGGTGCCCTGCGGAGTGCCCAAGACGGGGTACATGATCGAATCGATGGTGACGGCCATCGTGCATAACATCGAAGAGGAACTCGCCGGCAAGCAGCCGACGCACCGCGGCTCCTGGCAGGCCATCTGCCTGGCTGACTTCGGCAATACCGGTGCGGCGTTCGTGGCCATTCCCCAGATCCCGCCCCGTAACGTCAACTGGTTCGGCGAGGGGAAGTGGGTGCATCTGGCCAAGATCGCTTTCGAGAAATACTTCATTCGCAAGATGAAGAAGGGCAATTCCGAGCCAATCTATGAGAAGTACATGATGAAGCTCATCGGCATGGAGCGACTGCTGCATCCCGAGCGCAAAGACTGA
- a CDS encoding XrtA/PEP-CTERM system-associated ATPase yields the protein MYAAHFGLSAPPFQLNPDPSFLYESKGHNYAHQYLRFGAMQGEGFIIVTGEIGAGKTTLVRALLNELDPAKVAAAQIVSTQLEADDLLRAVANAFGIPSKSASKAELLAAIEAHFTTLMLQNRRALLVIDEAQNLNAAAIEELRMLSNFQYGNRALLQSYLVGQPELREVLRAPNLEQLRQRIIASCHIGPMDADETRAYIVHRLKRVGWTGRPQFDEAAFTTIHDWTGGLPRRINMLCNRLLLSAFLDNADQIDATRVDTVAREIREEIGGLMRPADPVEPQPPTITAPVHRPAPAAVSSVPDHEAPLGQPILRDVAEAMTRAPSPPKPGEPGPLLCIAQTQEDRIALHPLMQKMKLYSGLPVPLLVGLEHLATSAVANDPALAEIDLALLPDAQDEQPGLAVWTNWLDQIFATYRPTAVLTFSNGDAALAAALMARHQHLSHIHIESGLRHGKRSDPQEIDRILIDQLTDLHLTLGPSCADVLTHDGIAPESIRVVGNLRIDATLQASVHAADPKQFAPDIGVPKTYLANPQGFALLLLEDAEWASSREKMIDMLANAKRLSRILPVIWPMPAAIHSRMLQYGLSNSLRGARVACVPELPYGQTLALLKQATCLLTDRANLQDASSHLAIPCLTLQDYCARTHTLKQGSNQIVGHDFRRIFQAMGDILEGDRNARPNPFNCDGKASDRIAQALESWLMTQWENQVLETLEAHA from the coding sequence ATGTACGCGGCACATTTCGGCCTGAGCGCCCCTCCCTTCCAACTCAACCCCGATCCCAGCTTTCTCTACGAAAGCAAGGGACACAACTACGCCCATCAATACCTGCGCTTCGGAGCGATGCAGGGCGAAGGATTCATCATCGTCACCGGCGAGATCGGCGCGGGCAAGACCACCCTGGTGCGCGCGCTGCTCAATGAACTCGATCCGGCCAAGGTCGCAGCCGCGCAGATCGTCAGCACGCAGCTCGAGGCCGACGACCTCCTGCGTGCGGTCGCCAACGCTTTTGGCATTCCGTCCAAGAGCGCCTCCAAGGCCGAACTGCTCGCCGCCATCGAAGCCCACTTCACCACGCTGATGCTGCAGAACCGTCGTGCCCTGCTGGTCATCGACGAAGCGCAGAATCTCAATGCCGCGGCGATCGAAGAATTGCGCATGCTGTCCAACTTTCAGTACGGCAACCGCGCCCTGCTGCAAAGCTACCTCGTCGGCCAGCCCGAACTGCGCGAAGTGCTGCGGGCCCCCAATCTGGAACAACTGCGCCAGCGCATCATTGCCAGCTGCCACATCGGCCCGATGGACGCCGACGAAACCCGGGCCTACATCGTCCATCGCCTCAAGCGCGTGGGCTGGACCGGCCGCCCGCAGTTCGACGAGGCCGCCTTCACCACCATTCACGACTGGACGGGAGGGCTGCCGCGCCGCATCAACATGCTGTGCAACCGCCTGCTGCTCTCGGCCTTTCTCGACAACGCCGACCAGATCGACGCGACACGCGTCGATACCGTGGCCCGCGAGATTCGCGAGGAGATCGGCGGCTTGATGCGTCCCGCCGACCCCGTGGAGCCCCAGCCCCCCACGATCACCGCGCCCGTGCATCGCCCCGCGCCCGCAGCCGTGTCCAGCGTGCCTGATCACGAAGCCCCACTGGGCCAGCCCATCCTGCGCGACGTGGCCGAAGCGATGACCCGCGCACCCTCGCCGCCCAAGCCCGGCGAACCGGGGCCTTTGCTCTGCATCGCCCAGACGCAGGAAGACCGCATCGCCCTGCATCCCTTGATGCAGAAGATGAAGCTCTACTCCGGCTTGCCGGTGCCGCTGCTGGTCGGGCTTGAACATCTGGCTACGTCGGCGGTAGCCAACGATCCGGCCCTGGCGGAAATCGACCTTGCCCTGCTCCCCGACGCACAGGATGAGCAGCCCGGCCTGGCCGTGTGGACGAACTGGCTCGACCAGATCTTCGCGACCTACCGGCCCACAGCCGTGCTCACCTTCTCGAACGGCGATGCCGCACTGGCCGCAGCGCTGATGGCCCGTCACCAACATCTCTCGCACATTCACATCGAGTCCGGCCTGCGCCACGGAAAGCGCTCCGATCCGCAGGAGATCGACCGCATCCTCATCGATCAACTGACCGATCTGCATCTGACGCTCGGACCGAGCTGTGCCGATGTGCTGACGCACGACGGCATCGCGCCCGAGTCCATCCGAGTCGTCGGCAATCTGCGCATCGATGCCACGCTACAGGCCAGCGTCCATGCCGCAGACCCCAAGCAGTTCGCGCCCGATATTGGCGTACCCAAAACCTACCTTGCCAACCCCCAGGGCTTTGCGCTGCTGCTGCTCGAAGACGCCGAATGGGCGTCCTCGCGTGAAAAAATGATCGACATGCTGGCCAACGCCAAGCGCCTGAGTCGCATCCTTCCCGTCATCTGGCCCATGCCGGCAGCCATCCACAGCCGCATGCTGCAATACGGCCTGAGCAACTCCCTGCGCGGCGCCCGGGTGGCCTGCGTTCCCGAGCTTCCCTACGGGCAGACTCTCGCCCTGCTCAAGCAGGCCACCTGCCTGCTGACCGATCGCGCCAACCTGCAAGACGCCAGCTCCCACCTGGCCATACCCTGCCTGACCCTGCAAGACTATTGCGCCCGCACGCATACCCTCAAGCAAGGCAGCAACCAGATCGTCGGGCACGACTTCCGCCGCATTTTCCAGGCGATGGGCGACATCCTCGAGGGCGACAGAAACGCACGTCCCAATCCCTTCAACTGCGACGGCAAGGCCTCCGACCGCATCGCGCAGGCTCTGGAATCCTGGCTCATGACCCAATGGGAAAACCAGGTCCTCGAAACCCTGGAGGCCCACGCATGA
- a CDS encoding TIGR03016 family PEP-CTERM system-associated outer membrane protein, producing MQTASRPVLFALTPLAFCLLQAGTAYGQTIPGLNLTVPGGVTLPQTFEGDETQGGLLTPLGSASAPLPARGNFVQPSVGMSVVQTSNAYFGTATPARSDTIVSITPGIAFQTMGPELRTYGNFALNGQYYARSSYSNTVLPSGTLGLNARLIDQWLYFDANVLSQQNALTTIPSQSTGTATYTTTQYTLSPYIDHRFDDNLRLRARSENTWTQISGNQTGADLSNGRYGLQTIRLDRRPTPLGWGLDARQEETVYTDTGALTLRDEIARGRVLYAFTPHFEAGLIGGYERYSTGYASLNHSIYGVQANWRPNLYTRFDGVVERRFFGTGWDINASQQIQHLSLRLNWNRAPSSYLASLQTIPSGVSLSTLLGGMLASQFPDPAARAQAVQNLLAVTGLPATLPNAVNYYTQSATLQNTLTLTGVLLAQRNSYTVSVFHTKTQDLILPGTPPLNNLLIASADYYQNGIGLSYGRRLTPVTSLNVGALWALSTGFGPNKGVSTRQTTFIVQLSRRLSPQTILVLGARRQLLDTANTGILNANESAIYAGVTHQF from the coding sequence ATGCAGACTGCAAGCCGTCCTGTTTTGTTCGCGCTGACCCCGCTGGCTTTCTGTCTGCTGCAGGCCGGGACGGCGTATGGTCAAACCATTCCCGGCCTCAACCTCACGGTCCCCGGTGGCGTCACCCTGCCCCAGACCTTCGAGGGTGACGAGACCCAGGGTGGCCTGTTGACGCCGCTGGGCAGCGCCAGCGCGCCGCTTCCGGCACGGGGTAATTTCGTTCAACCCTCGGTCGGCATGTCCGTCGTGCAGACCAGCAATGCCTATTTCGGCACCGCCACGCCCGCGCGTTCCGACACCATCGTCAGCATCACCCCCGGCATCGCGTTTCAAACCATGGGGCCAGAGTTGCGAACCTACGGCAACTTCGCACTCAATGGGCAGTACTACGCCCGCAGTTCATACAGCAATACGGTGCTGCCTTCGGGTACCCTGGGGCTGAACGCAAGACTGATCGACCAATGGCTGTACTTCGACGCCAACGTCCTTTCGCAGCAGAACGCGCTGACCACCATCCCGTCGCAGTCCACCGGCACCGCAACGTACACCACCACCCAGTACACGCTCAGCCCTTACATCGACCATCGTTTCGATGACAACCTGCGTCTGCGCGCCCGCAGCGAAAATACCTGGACGCAGATCAGCGGCAATCAGACAGGCGCCGATCTGAGCAATGGCCGCTACGGCCTGCAAACCATCCGACTCGACCGGCGGCCCACGCCGCTCGGCTGGGGCTTGGATGCACGACAGGAAGAAACCGTCTACACCGACACCGGCGCCCTGACCCTACGCGATGAAATCGCGCGGGGCCGCGTTCTGTATGCCTTCACTCCCCATTTCGAGGCCGGATTGATTGGCGGTTACGAGCGCTACTCCACCGGCTATGCGAGCCTGAATCACAGCATTTACGGCGTGCAGGCCAACTGGCGGCCCAACCTCTACACCCGATTCGACGGTGTGGTGGAGCGCCGGTTTTTCGGTACGGGCTGGGACATCAACGCCTCGCAGCAGATCCAGCACCTCAGCCTGCGCCTGAACTGGAACCGCGCGCCCTCGTCCTACCTCGCGTCGCTGCAGACCATACCTTCCGGGGTCAGCCTGTCCACGCTGCTGGGAGGCATGCTGGCGTCGCAGTTCCCGGACCCCGCGGCCCGCGCCCAGGCGGTGCAGAACCTGTTGGCGGTCACGGGTCTGCCGGCCACCCTGCCCAACGCCGTCAACTACTACACCCAGTCCGCCACGCTTCAGAACACCCTGACCCTCACCGGCGTTCTCCTGGCGCAGCGCAACAGCTATACCGTATCGGTGTTTCACACCAAGACGCAGGATCTGATTCTGCCGGGCACGCCGCCTTTGAACAACCTGCTGATTGCCTCGGCCGACTATTACCAGAACGGTATTGGCCTGAGCTATGGGCGGCGCCTGACGCCCGTGACGAGCCTGAACGTCGGCGCCCTCTGGGCTTTGAGTACTGGATTCGGCCCCAACAAGGGCGTCAGCACGCGTCAGACCACCTTCATCGTGCAACTCAGTCGGCGCCTTTCCCCGCAGACCATTCTCGTACTTGGCGCGCGCAGGCAACTGCTCGACACGGCCAATACCGGCATCCTCAATGCGAACGAATCGGCGATCTACGCCGGCGTAACCCATCAGTTCTGA
- a CDS encoding YeeE/YedE thiosulfate transporter family protein → MRNTPRPLWNPYVAGVILGLGLLATFLVTGNGYGVTGATTLATAAVAGKVDPNTVATHTYLHNLFEVGLDRWIVWEVVGLAIGALIGSVLAGRFKFQIDGPTQAGRSLRLVLAVIGGIAAGFGARLALGCTSGMGLSGSATLAAAGFLFLIGFFIAGIVFGQLTKGLWK, encoded by the coding sequence ATGCGCAACACACCTCGTCCACTCTGGAATCCCTATGTCGCGGGAGTCATTCTGGGCCTTGGACTGCTGGCCACCTTTCTCGTCACCGGCAATGGCTACGGCGTGACCGGTGCGACCACGCTCGCCACAGCTGCGGTCGCCGGCAAGGTCGACCCCAACACGGTCGCCACCCACACCTATCTGCACAACCTGTTTGAAGTCGGCCTCGACCGCTGGATCGTTTGGGAAGTTGTCGGGCTGGCCATCGGCGCGCTGATCGGCAGCGTGCTGGCTGGCCGCTTCAAGTTCCAGATCGATGGACCCACCCAGGCCGGCCGCAGCCTGCGACTCGTGCTCGCCGTGATCGGGGGTATTGCCGCCGGCTTTGGCGCCCGACTGGCGCTGGGCTGCACCAGCGGCATGGGCCTGTCCGGATCGGCCACACTGGCCGCCGCGGGCTTTCTGTTCCTCATCGGCTTTTTCATCGCCGGCATCGTCTTCGGGCAACTGACGAAAGGACTCTGGAAATGA
- a CDS encoding YeeE/YedE thiosulfate transporter family protein yields MSFPLGYTGPLSGIILGLVFGYVLENAGFGSGCKLTAQLRFKDWAVFKVMFTAILVSAGGLYLLQGMGVIEVSNMFVPSVFIWGSSLGGVLIGVGMAVGGYCPGTSIVALFSGKLDGLIFLLGIAIGTLGFNSVFSSIEGWAWKQVGPDGLTLPQLLHMPAWAVWGLLFAVLVIVGYLTRTNMQSRGTGGKSSGAFVAQNS; encoded by the coding sequence ATGAGCTTCCCTCTTGGATACACCGGCCCACTGTCGGGCATCATTCTCGGCCTGGTCTTCGGCTACGTTCTTGAGAACGCTGGCTTTGGCAGTGGCTGCAAGCTCACCGCCCAGCTCCGTTTCAAGGATTGGGCCGTCTTCAAGGTCATGTTCACTGCCATTCTGGTCTCCGCCGGCGGTCTGTACCTGCTGCAGGGCATGGGCGTGATCGAGGTCAGCAATATGTTCGTACCCTCGGTCTTCATCTGGGGCAGCTCGCTCGGCGGCGTGCTCATCGGCGTTGGCATGGCCGTGGGCGGATACTGCCCTGGCACCTCGATCGTGGCCCTGTTCTCGGGCAAGCTCGATGGCTTGATCTTCCTCCTGGGCATTGCCATCGGCACCCTGGGCTTCAATTCCGTCTTCAGTTCGATCGAAGGCTGGGCTTGGAAGCAGGTCGGACCGGACGGTCTCACCTTGCCGCAACTGCTGCACATGCCCGCATGGGCCGTCTGGGGGCTGCTGTTCGCCGTACTGGTGATCGTGGGCTACCTGACGCGCACCAATATGCAATCGCGTGGTACAGGTGGCAAGTCGTCTGGCGCCTTCGTTGCCCAAAACAGTTAA
- a CDS encoding sulfurtransferase, with the protein MKLKHLIGLSIIAVAAAQTAGAATLPGPLVTPQWLNANKDAVTIIDIRDEPKTFSEEPKFEVDDKTKVKTLVKTGGHIEGAIPVDFGKIRQERTVDGVKIKAQLPTAEYFTKVMDDSGVNKTDKPIVIVPTGESVDSMDMATRLYFQLRYFGEPREKLAILNGGVNAWIQAGFPVSAEKVTPAKGNWTAGAEDKAILATMQQVKEGLQGGKDQFIDARPTAQFLGIVKKPVNKTGGHLPGARSFPTDAIVKPVGAAHEFMSADDYKKIYAEFNIQPDAPTVTYCNTGHLASGAWFVSHEILGNKNSKLYTGSMIEWTNLGNPTVGLPH; encoded by the coding sequence ATGAAACTGAAGCATCTGATCGGCCTGAGCATCATTGCCGTGGCCGCGGCACAAACGGCAGGTGCAGCCACGCTACCCGGCCCGCTGGTCACGCCCCAATGGCTGAATGCCAACAAGGACGCAGTCACCATCATCGACATCCGCGACGAGCCCAAGACCTTCAGTGAAGAGCCGAAATTCGAAGTCGACGACAAGACCAAGGTGAAGACCCTGGTCAAGACGGGCGGACACATCGAAGGGGCCATTCCCGTGGATTTCGGCAAGATTCGCCAGGAACGCACGGTCGACGGCGTCAAGATCAAGGCCCAACTGCCCACGGCCGAGTACTTCACCAAGGTCATGGACGACTCCGGTGTGAACAAGACCGACAAGCCCATCGTGATCGTGCCCACCGGCGAGAGCGTTGACTCCATGGACATGGCCACTCGCCTGTACTTTCAACTGCGCTACTTCGGCGAACCGCGCGAGAAACTCGCCATTCTGAACGGCGGCGTCAACGCCTGGATCCAGGCTGGCTTCCCCGTCTCCGCCGAGAAAGTGACCCCGGCCAAGGGCAACTGGACGGCTGGCGCGGAAGACAAGGCCATTCTGGCCACGATGCAGCAAGTCAAGGAAGGCCTGCAAGGCGGCAAGGATCAGTTCATCGATGCCCGCCCGACCGCGCAATTCCTCGGCATCGTGAAGAAGCCCGTCAACAAGACCGGTGGCCATCTGCCGGGTGCGCGCTCCTTCCCGACGGACGCCATCGTCAAGCCGGTTGGCGCCGCGCATGAATTCATGAGCGCCGACGACTACAAGAAGATCTACGCCGAGTTCAACATCCAGCCGGATGCGCCTACCGTGACCTATTGCAACACGGGTCACCTGGCTTCCGGCGCCTGGTTTGTCAGCCATGAAATTCTTGGCAATAAGAATTCCAAGCTCTACACCGGCTCGATGATCGAGTGGACCAACCTCGGCAACCCGACTGTCGGACTGCCGCACTAA